CACctttgtctctctatctctttctacCTCTCTTCCCCTCATTTGCTCACTCTGATCTTATCAGGACTCATAAAAGCAGCAAGTAGGAACAtccctgacttcctgtttcttgAGGTATGGGTGGAGAAATGTTAGTTCAGATGCAGcagcgcacacacatacacacacacacaacttcagtGGCAAGAATACTCAAGGGGAAACACGGAGCAGACAGCTAGGCGAAGGCCTCTGTCATGTGTCCAACTTTCATCatctgagaaaaagaaaaaggacaaaGGGAAAGCGTCACCGTGCATACTACTGTACGTGCTCCATGATATATCCCACCCTTCCCTTGCCAGTaagatgtgtgcgtgtgtgtgtgtgtgtgtgtgtgtaggttgcaTAGTTGTCCAGCTAAATATAAATTCttttaatgttaaatattgACAGTGACctataacagagagagagagagagagaattttatatatatatatatatattaatagtattaatttagaataaaaaacagtGGATTGAGAATAGCGCTCCTTTACTGTACTGCACAGTAACTTACAGTTACCGTGTATTTCTGACATatgatgaaatgaatgaaaattaaaatgatattcAGTGATGTAACTCATATTAAGCCTGATTTATTATAGGCTTTAAAATATCTTCTaggaaaaatgaatgaatccagCAAGAATCTGTGCACTCAACTATCTGCTAATGCTAATTCCGCTCCTTCTTCTTTACATTATCCGGCTTATGCTTTGCTAATCATTGTGGTAGATTACCTTAATAACAAAAGCAATTTTTGTGAAGCTCAGAAGGACATATTTGTTCTCTAAAACTGAGGAATTGTTGCTATATCAGAGGCTAAGCTCGTGTGGAGAGAGAATGCTTGCAGTTAACATTTAAACAGTTAGCATTTTCCCACATTGACATCGGTGGGAGTCtggatttgttaaaaaaaaacaaaaaacaattttgtttAACAAAATTCTAAATGGCTCTAAATTCTAAATaacttttttgtcattatttgtatttaaaatgctgttttattatttaaataaattaattaataaattattgttaataaattaattaataaattattaaatagataaattattaaacagataaataaatctgtttaataaTTATACTGCATTATACTGAGCATTATATCACCAGTTCTCACTTTTATGACTACATCCATACCGAGACGTAAAGCATTACGATCCTACTACTTTGTCTTATCTCTGCATTCTTGCTTTTATATTGTGCTataatttttaacattttttttttactgctaagctctgataaatacatttttttttaaattgaagtaTAATGCTCAGATATAATGCTATAATACTTCAATAAATACCCCAACAAAAATTCATTCAATAGAAActattaaaatatcattttccagtgcattcaaaatgctaattatacagtataatgacAAAAAATTACTAAAAAGGTTTtagcagataaaaaaaaatgtatttatcagagcttagcagtaaaaaaaaaatgttaaaaattatAGCACAATATAAAAGCAAGAATGCAGAGACAAGACAAAGTAGTAGGATCGTAATGCTTTACGTCTCGGTATGGATGTAGTCATAAAAGTGAGAACTGGTGATATAATGCTCAGTTGGGGGGGAATGTTGGCTGAACATCGCCTGGATGGACTGCATAGGTGTGGAGCCATCGACTTAAAGCACTAATTTGTGGTTTCCACATGGAGACAGGCATAGCGCTCGCAGTTCACTAACAAGCCACATGTTCAGCTTTCCCTTGGAATCAAATCCATGGGAATGTTTTGCATCCATCACAGACAAGAGGTTATTACTCCATCTTcccatacatacataaattcaCCAAAATGTAAGTGTATGGGCGTCTACAAGtctacatgtgtgtgagagggtgtgtgtggtcatgcctattttaaatgtgtatgtgCTGAAGGATGGTTTTGTTTCTATTTCTTGAGAATTTTTAAGAGAAATGGATTTGaaacatccacatccacacactggCTGCCAGGTTAGATGGGAACTAGCCAAGTATAACGTATAGTGGTGTTGAATATAGCCTTTACTAAAGAGAGAGGCAGTTTATAATCAGTAGTcaagatgaaaaacaaaaaagatccagtctattcattcattcattcattcattcattcatacattttgGGAGAATAAAAGATTAAGACCATTCCCAAAAATGCAACTCTGGACATTTATGTCAATTGAGTAATCATGAGTCATCAGTTTTAGACAACGCTgtatttttcctctttcctttttGTCGCTATGACGTTGAAGCATTTGTTTCAAATACATAAAACTAGATACACTAAATgatcaaaagtttgtggacacctggccaTTTCACTCATATGTGCgttttgaacatcccatttcttctgctgttgtaataagttccactcttctggaaaggcttttcACTACAAGGTTGTGGGGATTCACTCATTCAGCCACATGAGCATTAGTGACATCAGGCTCTGATGTgaggtgaggaggcctggcaTGGAGTCCTGTCTCCAGTGTTCACTGGGGTTGAGGTGCAATTGACTTCATTCTTCTACTTCTACCTTGTCTTCATGGACATCATGGTGTGCACAGGGGCATGAACATGTTTGGACCCCTTAATTCCAGGTAAGGAACCAAAAATGTAATGCTGAAGTATACAAGACATCCTAGACAActgtgcatttctttttttacagaagacccatatactgtatatgtatgatGACCAGGTGTAGACACTGCCAGATCGAATTTTATACAGAATAATGCAAATATTAGTAGATCACATTAGTTGATTACAGAGGTCAGAGTAGAACAACCAGACTGGTGCAATGGTTCGAGCTGACCGAGGGGCTACAATAACTATTCTTTAAAACGGCGGTGGTCAACAAGGTATTTCACCCAGCTGGTTGAAAATTTCCCCCACACAATACTGTGTAAACTCTTAGAactgttgtgtgtaaaaaaaacaatcccaggagatcagcagtttctgaaacacacaaaccagcagatctgacaccaacaaccatgGCGCAGTCAAAGTGTCTGAGATCGCATTTTTCCCCAGTCTGAACATTAACTGGAGCTCTTAGTTGTATCTACGTGATTTTATGCATCACACAGCTGCCACTTGATTGGATAATTATAGAGATGCACAGGACTATAGGTTGCTATGAGCATGTAGAtacctccaaaagtattggaacaccaATCCCAATTCTGCCCTTTTGCTACACACCAAAGACACTTTAGATTGCGGTCAGAAGATGAATAcgagatcagaatttcagctccCTGATATTCACATTTTGACGTGTTAAACACCTCAGAACATGGCACCTTTTGTTGTCATACCTTCAAAGTCTTTGTATAGCAAGAACTGTTCTTGccattccaatactttcagaggggATATAGTGATATTGTTTACTGTACTAATTTACTCTGACCTAAAGGTTCAGAATAACAATTATTTCTGCCATTTTAATGATTAATTCATTCTATACCCCAGCCTCCTACCTCTTCACCCTGTTTGTGACTTCACATACCCTTCTGAAATTGACACTAGGGCACGATGGATAAATATTAATGTTGTCATCCAATTTATTTGCCAGAACCTATCATTGTGATGttctactggaaaaaaaaaaatctgtttaattatCCCTCGTGCACTAAGAAGTAGATAATGAATGTTTTTCATTcagataataaaaaataaagatggtGTAACAAAAACAGATAGGTCGATGGTCTGTGAATGTAATTAACTCAAGCTTCTGAACAGGTCGGTTTTCATTACACTAATGGTGCTATGCATGTAAATATAAACTGATTGTTTTCCTGCGTATTTATTTCATCGTATTTGTATTATTACAAATCTTTGGTCCAGTTTACTGTTTGCTCCTTCGTATTATCAAACTTCATGTTGTAGTTTTCCCAATGAGAGTTAATTCATGTGTAGAACACAGCGAGTAACGCGAGTGTTCTAACAAAAGACCAAACTCAGACAGAGCCATATGATATTTATCATAATACCCAAAATCATGTTACTATGCAGCAGAAACAGTGTGCAGTGGACCATATCTGGGcagtatgttttgttttttttctttgattcAGATTGGCCGAACTTAACGTTTGCTTTCCTCATTAAGATTAACACTAATGAGCATGACTTTCCTTGTGGTCCCCCCTCAACCACAACCCTGTACTTGGATCTCAGCAggggctgagtgtgtgtgtgtctttgtgtgtgcatgcatgagaGATTtagtgtgggtgtatgagtgtgtatgtgagtgtatactCTGTGCTAGAGTAAAACAATGGCCCTCTCAGATTACATCTCTGTGTCTGTGGAGGTTGCTGGGGAGGTgctggtgggggggggggggggacgtCCTGTGACAACCAGCCATCTGATTGGATAAGGCCACTTATATATCTACAACACAGGGCCATCAAACCTCACTACAACATTCAAGTTTGGAGCTGAAAACACTCAGCTTGCTTGGACAGCAGGAGCTACTGAGATCACTGTTATCCATCGTTgggaatttatttttcttttctgctaACATCAGATCAGAATTCCTGCTTTTATCCTTGCCATCTTTTTATTTCCGGGACAAACGACCAGAAAAAAACTCCTGCAATTGTCTTTAATTTAGCTAACTTTGTATCATCATCACAAGGTGGTCTTTTGCTGGAATGAATATATCTGAGTCTAGTTATTGTCCAGAGGCCAGCACTCAGCCCAGCCAGGTTGTGGAGTGTGGAGCATGGGTTGCTTCGTCATCTTCCAGCCCAGTAGGTCCTGAGCGGAGCCGTCGGTTTGATCATGAAGCAGGTGGTGGAGTGAAGGAGAGGAGAACAGGAAGCCCGGATTCAAGCCAACCCAGTGAGGGAAAGTGTGGGGCCGAGCCGAGGATCCGCAGGCCCATGAACGCCTTTATGGTGTGGGCTAAAGATGAACGCAAGAGACTGGCTTTGCAGAATCCAGATCTGCACAACGCCGTGCTAAGCAAGATGCTAGGTAAGACTTCTCTACCTCTACGTCTACATCAGTGCAGTTTCAGAATTTTGAAAGATGTGTACAGTTGGTTATTAAGCAACTTTTTTTAGATTAAGGGTTAACTTCTAAAACATGCTTGTTTAGATACAAAAGCTAGAAAAATTACGCCTTAGTGGCTACAACAGAAGTCAGTAAAGTCAGTACATGCATACCTGTTGCACAAATAATACTGTAATCGGTTCATatttattctgactctcagttTCACAAAACTAAATCATACATCTTGCTGATTTTTAATGAGGGATTCTTGCTTCCCAAGCAGAGTTTAGGACAGTCATATGGAGCAGGATAATTATGCTCTGATGGTCTCTGTGGTTTTGAGATCTGTTGTCATTACaagtgtttgtgcatgtgttcaGACGTTTGGATAGTTACAGATGATTGAAGGTTTGTAAATATGTCGAAATACCTCACAAAGTCCCATAAAGAACGACGGATGAGaaagaacagaaacaaatgaccgcAGTAATGTGAAATGCCTACAAAGCCATGTTGTGCAATATTTGTACACTGCCGGACCTCAAGTAAGCAAAATGCTGACCTTGTTTTTAAAACGATGTTAAATTTCAGGTCAGATTCTCGCAGATATTCTAGAGCCTACAAGGTGCTAATTGTCTGTAGGCACTGAGCCGTTAGTAATTCAACCATAGGGTATAAAAATCTAACTATAACAAGTAAGTGGTCATATTGTTAAGTACTACTGAAGCCATTAACACAGGGTAGCAGTTAGAATGCAGGgattctgattttatttctttaaaaccaAAAGTTTcatataaaaatttaaaattctACTcaaaattttttgttttattagttttatttattacttttcaaATCATAAACTTTTCAATTTATTTCATCTATTAGTTTAGTCAAATATTAAACTCTTGCCATaaacaatatatttaattatactaaatatatttgtaaaatgaAGGTTAAACCCTAAATAATATTAACAGAAGTATAATagcattttgtgtattttttaggTCAGTCCTGGAAGGCTCTGAGTACGCTGGACAAGCGTCCCTTCGTCGAGGAAGCCGAACGTCTCCGGTTGCAACATCTCCATGACCATCCCAACTATAAATACCGGCCTCGGCGCAAAAAGCAACCCAAAAAGATGAAGCGTGTAGAGCCTGGTCTGCTTCTCCATGGTCTAGGTGGATGCTCTGGGAGTGGAGATGCCTACCCCCAGCACCCCCATCCCCACCACCTTGGCATGGCACCTTTGGGCCATTTCCGAGACCTTCACCCAGGATCTGGTGCACAGGACCTGGAGATCTATGGCCTTCCCACGCCTGAGATGTCTCCTCTGGACGTGCTGGAGGAGGGTGGAGGAGACTcagtcttttttccccctcacatgCAGGATGATGTGGGCTTGGCACCTTGGGTCAACTACCACCAGCACCAACAGCAAAGCCAAAGCCATCACTCTAACCATCATCCCCCAAATATTCACTCTCTCCACCAGTCCCACCCCCACCTCAACCAGAAACCTGCCGCAGGTTGCCGGTCCATGCAGGAGAAATGCTCTGACCCTACGAACCCTCACAATCTCTTCCCTTCCCATTCCAGTATAAGTCTCCCAGAACAAGCTAAGGTCCCACAACCCTCTAGCGTTCCACTTCAAGGTGTTTACTACGGGCATATTTATGGAAACACCCCACAGCAGCCTTTCACCTCTCAACTTGGCCaactttctcctcctccagaaTCTTCCACCACGGTTCCTACTCCCTCTGCCCCCCAGGTTCCACCACCTTCCCTGGACAATAATGACCACCTAGGACCTACGGCAGATTTCTGGAGCGAAGTGGACCATCATGAGTTCGAGCAGTATTTGAGTGCCAGCAGGACTCGAGTAAACAGGAGCGGTGCATGTGAAGAGAGCAGCACTCTCATATCAGCCCTGTCTGATGCCAGCAATGCTGTCTATTACAGCGCCTGTATTACTGGATAAAGACATTGCTCTAGATTTAAAATCAGGTgtatatgattattttttttgtacaacaCTATCTGTTCGTTCGATCGACTGCGTCGGCCTGATTTTAAAATTTCATCCTAGGTGTCAAGTGTCATTTCAGATGTTTAGGAAATTGAGTATTCAGAggggtttttttatttagacGTTGCATAAGAATACGTATACATTACAGACTACAGAAAAAGTGAACCTCTTATAAAAGGCTTTATGACATAGTTCTCAAGGCCACAGACAATTTGTCAACAGACTCCATTCAGCTCCagtcttcatatatatatatatataccagtcAAAGCAACGTTCGTATCAAATGAGGCTCCAAAAGCAGGGACAATAAGAATgtgaatgtttcattttctcAGAGGGTTTTGtattttcatatttgtttttatatataatttttttttatatataattgttcaaaaaaaaaaaaaaaaaaaaatatatatatatatatatatatatattatgtttgCACTGGGTCAGAATGTTTTGAACTGTATGAGAAACCACTCGAAGCTCCTTAATTCTGCACTTGATGTCTCTCAAGCAAATGTTCATGAAAGAGAccgcaaaaaataaaaaatcatctcTGGAATTTGGATCTCTTGAAGactgtaatttattgtgtattttcttGCCGTATGACTGAAAAGGTCATTTtagtatatatgtattttattaatcCTCTGTAAATGTATTCTGTAATCCTCTGAGTCAGCAACTGAGAGACATGTTGAGTTAGTAATAACTTTCCAGCTTTTGGTAGTAATTATCTTCAAATAGAAGtgttttcaataaaataaaaggagaaGTCTCTCAGCCATTAAATCAAAA
The DNA window shown above is from Hemibagrus wyckioides isolate EC202008001 linkage group LG15, SWU_Hwy_1.0, whole genome shotgun sequence and carries:
- the sox18 gene encoding transcription factor Sox-18A, translated to MNISESSYCPEASTQPSQVVECGAWVASSSSSPVGPERSRRFDHEAGGGVKERRTGSPDSSQPSEGKCGAEPRIRRPMNAFMVWAKDERKRLALQNPDLHNAVLSKMLGQSWKALSTLDKRPFVEEAERLRLQHLHDHPNYKYRPRRKKQPKKMKRVEPGLLLHGLGGCSGSGDAYPQHPHPHHLGMAPLGHFRDLHPGSGAQDLEIYGLPTPEMSPLDVLEEGGGDSVFFPPHMQDDVGLAPWVNYHQHQQQSQSHHSNHHPPNIHSLHQSHPHLNQKPAAGCRSMQEKCSDPTNPHNLFPSHSSISLPEQAKVPQPSSVPLQGVYYGHIYGNTPQQPFTSQLGQLSPPPESSTTVPTPSAPQVPPPSLDNNDHLGPTADFWSEVDHHEFEQYLSASRTRVNRSGACEESSTLISALSDASNAVYYSACITG